The Sulfurihydrogenibium sp. genomic interval TTCCATCTTTTTCATACGTGTAAACTTTAAAGGGAAACTGGGATGCAAGCTGTGGATTATTCTTCATAATTACTGAACACTTAGAAAGCTTGCATACAAGGTAGATATGCATATGCTTCCAAAAGTCTTTATTTCCTTGCTCTTCTACACCTTTTGTAATGTTTAAAACATGGACGATTTTAAAGTTATGATTTTCAAGCTCTGTTCTTAATGCTAAATCAAGCTCTTCGTAAGACATTTTTGTTGTTCTCTCATAAATATCAGACATTTCTTCATCTTCAGAGTTTGTCACTACCGCACTGGCAAGAGATTCTAAAAAAGATTTTTTCTCTGTTTTTGCTTCTGTCTTTGTTTCCGTTTTTTTCTCAGATTTGCTTAAACTCACTTTCTTTTGGGGTTTGTCATCATAACCGGTCCCTAAGTAGTCTCCTGTCTCAAAAGAGACATCTTTTATGACTCCTCCACAAGAAGCAATCAAGCTACATAGTGCAGCTAAAATAATTTTTTTCATTTACGTACTCCTATAAACATTTTCCTTCAGATGTTGGGCATCCACAGTCAAAATCTAAGATTTTTACGTTTGATTTTAATGGTGGATTAACTACTTTCACTCTCTTGATGTAATCAATAGTAATGTCATAAGATGGTCTTAGTTTTTTAGCATTTTTGCCCATTTTGTATAGATTTCCACCCCAAGATGCTACTACGTAAGTTCTGTTAGGGTCAAGGTCTTTTCCGTTTACTTTTATGTCAGATATTCTTTGTCCTGTTGGTGCAGAGATTTTTATGGCATATTCAAGACCAAGAGTTCTGCTCATATCTCCACCTTGTTGGTAAAGTGGGTTTGGATTAAATACGTTATCTGCTACATCTTCTAATAGATTTTTAATCTGAGCTCCTGTTAGCTCAAATCTGTAAACATCAGGGTATGTTATCGCAGCCATACTGTAAACATCATCTACTGTAATATTATCTCCGGGTAGAAGTGTTGTTCCCCATCTGTAGCCTGGGTTGAATACTATTTCACAATCTGCTTCTTCTTTGATTGCATCCATCATTACTCTGTCAAAGGTTGAATAGAATGTATCTCTTTTGTAGAGTATTGTTTCTGTTTTTCCTATAACTTCAGAAAGCTGTTTTTCATATGGTTCATATAGTTTATTTACAAGGTCTTGGACTTCTTTATCCGGTTTTATAAAGTTTGATGCAACAGGGTATAGTTTATAGGCAAAGTTTGTAATCTTTTTATTTTTAACTTCAAGGTCTAACCTTCCAAGATATTTTCCATGGCTTCCTGCAATGACTATGATTGTATTATTTACTATCACTGGTTTTGGTGCTGGGTCGTGGGTGTGTCCGGAAAGGATAACATCAATTCCTTTTACCATTTTTGCAAGAGCTTGGTCTAATGTAAATCCATCATGAGATAATAAAACTACTACATCAGCTCCTTTGCTTCTTACTTCATCAACAAACTTTTGAAGTCTTTCTGGCTGAATTCCAAATGTCCAGCCTTCTGTAAACTCCTTAGGGTTTGCTATTGGTGTGTAAGGGAATGAGTTTCCAATGACTGCAACTTTTACACCGCCAACTTCTCTGATTGTGTATGGTTTAAAGATTAGATCGCCCCACATATCATCTGCTACGTTTTGAGATATAAACTCTGCTTTGAGATGCTTGTTTACAAGCTCTAAGACTCTGTCTTTTCCGTATGTATACTCCCAATGACCAACCATAATATCAAGCCCAAGAGCATTTTGTGCCTCAACTACCGCTAAACCTTTTGTAAATAGTCCAATAGCTGTTCCTTGCCATGTATCGCCGGAATCCATAAATAATACTTTATCATTACCTCTTTCTGCCTTTATCTGTTTAACTAAGGTTGCTATATGTGCTACACCGCCCATCTTTCCGTATTTCTTGGCAAGCTCTTCAAAGCCGATGTAAGTATCAAAGTAAGCTCTCATTGTATTTGACTTTATGCCGTAGTATTTTAAAAATGCCTTACCGCATAAAAATCCGGGAGTTCCTATTAGCTCCCTTGCTGAAATTAGTGTAGATGGCTCTCTCCAATAAAGCGGTTTAAGGTGTGCATGCATATCGCATATGTGTAATAGTGTAACGTTCCCAACAGGTTTAAACTCAAATAGTTTTTCCGGGTTTAAATCGTTTAATTTTGCAAAAACATCTTCAGCTGCTAATGACAGTCCTGCTATTGCGGCAAGATGAAACAGCTCTCTTCTTGAAATATTCATTCTTACACCTCCTTTCTCACCTTATCTAACAAGTCCTGGTGCTTCTATGGTTGCCCCATTTGCTAATGATGTTACATAAAGCTCTAATGCTACCATCTCCTTTGAGCCAAGAGGTAGAACTTTCATACCTGCTTGACTCATGCATTGTTGAAATCTTTGTTCTATTGTTACAACTTTACTTTGTGTCATTCTATAACCAGGCCAATGGGCAGCAGCGGTTGTTCCTTTTATTCCATTAAATTCATGCCCAAGAGGATTTAGTTTCTGCATTCTCAAAACCATTCCAGCAGCATATTCATGACAGGTTTGGCATGATAAATTTCTTTTTCCTCTTTTTAATTCAAACACATACTTTCCATAATCATAGTACTCTTTAACAACCGGGTTGGATGATGTATCTACGTTAATTTTTTCTCCGGATGCTATATACTTTAAGTATGTAAGTAATGCAGTGTTTTCTTCACTTTTAAGCGGGAAAGGGTTTTCAACACCTTGATTTAGTTTTTGGCACATCTGAATTCTTTGCTGTAGTGATATTACAGCGTTTAATTTTTCGTTGTATTTTGGATAAGTTCCAACAGCTTTTTTAAGTTTTTCTTCACTGTGGCAAGATGCACAGGATTTATTTGATTTTCCCATAGGTGTATTAAACAGCTTTCCACCAACTTCCTGAGCAAAAACTTCTCCCGGGTTTATTCCAGTTTTATATAATGCTAAATCTTCCTCTGATATAGCTTGTCCAGCTTCTTGTGAAATTGCTTTATTTACACTAAATGCTGAAGCTAAAACCAAGGCTCCAAAAAGCAATAGTTTACCCTTTAATTTCATAGCCAATTTTCCTCCCTTAAGGAATTTTAAAAAAGAGAGGGCTAAAATAGCCCTCAGCACAGATTATCCTACATTTATGTCGATTACTTTTTCTGTAACGTCCCCTTTGTTATCTTTCCAAATGATTTTTAAAGGTGCAGTTTTGGTAGCTTTTACATAGAAAGAGATAAAGGGATTGGCACTTACAGAGCCGGAAAGTTTCATGGTAGTAATTCTTTCATCTCCATAATACACTTCTACGTCTGTAATATGATTAGCTGCAATATACTTTCCAGATTCTTTGTCTTTTACTAAACCTGTGTCCATTGGATGCATTATAACTGTATTGACTTTGATTAAGTCATCTTTTTTGTAATCTTTTGGGTCTATTTTTACCATTGCTGTTCTTGGCATCTTTCAATCCTCCTTAATTATTGATTATCCACATCCGCCTATTGTAACTTTTACAGGCTTCTGTGCTTTAATAAAGCTACCATCTGCAAGCTGTGCTATAGCGACAACGTTCATAGATTCTGCAAGTCTTATTCTCGTTGAGATGTAAGCCTTTCCGTTAGCCGGAGTAAACTCAACGCTCATCGTACGAGCATTATGGTTTTTGTCTGCTAAGATATGAATTGCTTTAACCTGCTCTATTGGCAGTTCTACTTCTACAGTAACCGGCACAACAGCCCCGTTTTCTGCAATCTCCGGAGCAATAAGCTTTACTTTGTCTGAATCAGTGACTGTTTTTCCTCCGGTAATTTCTTTTAATGCTTCTTCATAAGGTTTTTTTGGTGGTGGTGCGTCTGCAAGCTCAACAGCAAAGACATTAGATAACAATGAGCTGCCGAACGTTAGACCAGAAACAGCCAGTGCTGCTCCTTTTAAAAGCTCTCTTCTGTTCATAAAAATACCTCCTAATTTGTTTTCATAAAAAATTCGTTCATATCCATCGTTTTATAACTTCCGGATGAGAAATACTCTAAAATTTTGATAAAATCTTTTTCTTCCCAGGCTCCAAAGATTGCTTTAATTTTCTTTCCATCCGGTTCTAAGAAATAAAACATTGGCGTTCCTACAAATCCGTATTTTTTTCTAAACTCTATGCCTTCTTTACTGCATTTTCTTAATTTTACAGGAACAAACTGCCCATTTAGCATATCTTCAACTTTTCTACTGTCAAATACGTTAAAATCCATCATGTCGCAGTAATGACAAGATGGTGAGTAAATATACACAAAAATAAGCTTATTCTCCTTTTTTGCTATTTCAAAAGCTTTATAAAGAGGGACCCAGTTTATTTCTGCATTTGAAATGCCAAACAAAGTTAATACAAAAATCAAAATAAAGCTTTTAAGCTTCATACATTACTCCTGACTTAGTACGTATGCTGTTAATTGGCAAACTTCTTCGTATGTTAGCTGTCCTGTTGTAATTTGAACTGTCATTATATGATAGTATGGAATATTTTCTAAATCCTTAGGAATCAGTATTCTTCCATCGGCGATTTTTTGATATAGCCAGTCTACGGTTTTTTCTTCTCCTCTATAACCCGGAGCTTTAAAAAGTCCGTTTTTATAACCTGTTAAATCTGGTCCTATGTTTCCACATCCTTTTGCATCCTTAGCACAATGACAAGCAACGCAGTTTCCTTTTGCAACTGTATTAAAAACTTCTTTTCCTTTTTCAGCCAATTTCTTTAAAGATTCTTTATCTTTTAAATTACATTCAGGAGGAATTGCATACAATCTTGGTTCCGGGGGGACATCTTTTAGCATTACAGACTTGCCTTCTGGATTTTCTATTCCTGCTTCTTGTAAAGTTAAGGCATACGCACCAATTGCAGTAAGTCCTACCAATCCAGCGATTGTTAAAAACTTTTTAAGCTTCATTTCAACCTGGTCAACCAAACTGTACAAAACTGTAAAAACGTGAAACGTTCAACGTTCAACGTGAAACGTGAAAAAGTGTATCAGCTTGCACAGTTTGGGTCAGGGTATTTGTATTCCGCCATTTCAGACACTTCCGACCCTGACAGGCGGTATTTTGGAAGTGTCATAGTCCCTGCCGCCAAGCATGCAGGAGCTAACCTGTTAGCCACTGCTATCCAATCCTTTGAAACGATTACACGCTTCAAGGGAGAAAGATCTCTGTAGGATCTTTCAAGACAGCAGAAGGCTAAGGCTATGGAAAGAACTTGCCAGCTTTTATGTCTGCTTGTAGGCAGACCCCTCACCTGTTCCTTCCGTTGGTTGACAGGTTGTTGGGTAGCTGACTCACTCTTTCCACTTTCTAAACGTGAAACGTGAGATGTGAAATGTGAGACGTGGTTTTGTAGTGTTTTTAGGTTTTTTCTGAATTTTGTTAATTTGCTTTTTAGTTTGTTTCTTTTGTATTCGTTGTTTTCTTCTTTTAACTTTTGTTTTAATTTTGCGATATTATCTTCAATTTTTGCTATAGTGTATGATAGAAAATCAACATCACTTAACAGCTCTTTGTAATTCTTTGGTAGTTTTTCTTTATATCCCAATCCTCTTCTCGCTATTACATAAGCTCCTGCTATGTCTTTGTCTATGTTGTGCTGTGGTGCGTATTTTAGTTTTCCAATTACTGACGTATATGCAGGATTGACTTTTACTAATTCTATTCCATTTCTTCTTGCTAAAACTTCTATTTTTTCTAATAATCTTTTATAGCTCCATTTTTGCATTCTTCTTCTTAATTTTGCTAATCCATCTCCTCTTTTGCCCTTTGGTAGTTTATTTATATTTTCTATAGATATTGCTTTTCCCTCTTCTTTTGCTATCTCTGTTATCCTGTGTGCTATTTGCCATTCTAAGTATTGTCTTTTTTCTGAATTTACTTCTAATAATTCGTTTAAATTAATGCTTTGATACTTTTCTAAATTTCCGTCTTTACTTGCAAAAGCTAATGCTAAATGAAATGGGTATGCGTTTACGTCTATGCCTATTATTCCATTGTCTTTCTTGATTTTTATAGATGGTAGTTTTTCTTCTATGGATATAAAAGCGTATACATTACCGTTTTTTACTTTTAGTCTGACTGAATATGGGAACCATTCTTTGTATTTATATGCATTTTCAAGCATGAACATAAAATCTATCCATTTGTCTTTTTCTCTTCTGACATCTCTAATTACTTTTGCGTAGATATATTGTCTGTCTCCTATGTTTATTCTCAAATAAAGCTCATTATCTATCCACTCAAATCTTAGATTTAGATTTCCTTGTCTAGATTTATCTCCTCTTGAATATAAATTTCCTTGTCTGCTTTCTTTCCATTTTGCTTTTAACTGTTTTCTTCTTTTTCCTGTTAGGTGGTTTTTCTTTAGTTGCTCAAACACTTTCCTTGAGCCAAATATAAGCTTTTTTGGATTTTGACCTCTTTTTTCGCATGATGTGATTGTTGATTGTGCTAAAAATATAGCATCATCTGAGTATCTTGTGTTTATGTTAAATAGTTTTGATAGTTGTTTTTTTAAATCTTTTCTTTTTTCGCCTTCTAATAATCTTTGGTATGCATATCTCATAGCAGATGAAAATCTACGCATTAAATTTAATACAATCTCTTTATCTTGCGTATTTTGAAATTCAAGTAGGCATTGTAGTGTTATCATCTTTATTTACTCTTTTTTTATAATTCACAATTTTACGCTTTTTGTTTTTATATTTTTGTTATACATCTTTTTACACTTTTTTACAGAAGATAGCAACTGTTGTTAACCTCCTATCCTTTTAAAAAACGTTTTATTTCTCTGCCTAAATTATCTTCTAAAACTGCAATAACACCAACATTATTTTTTCCAAAAATTTTTCCAAGCTCCTGTTTATTCTTGAAAAAATAAATTTCAAATCTATTTAACTTTAATATATACTTTTTCGTATTCTCTGAAAGGTCATTTGCCAAAATCAAAAAGTACCTTCCTTTAAGTTTATGTAAATTTTCATATCCAAACCTCAGCTTTCCAGACTTGTAAGCAAACTGTAGTAGTGATACGACTTTCTTTTCAGCTTCTAAATCCATTACGTGCTTGGTAGTTTTTGGATTCTCTCAAAATCTTCCTCGCTTAATATATCTATATGCCAGCCAGTCAATTTGTGAGCTAATTTTGCATTTATCCCGTTTTTTCCTATTGCTAAGGAAAGTTCATCTTTTGGAACAGCAATTTCTATTCTTTTTTTTCTTGGAAGAAGTCTATATTTTTTAGCTTTTGCAGGAGCTAAAGCTCTAATAATGAATTTTGCTGGGTCTTCATCCCATTCTATAACATCTATTTTTTCGCCGGATAGTTCTGAAGAAACATTTAGAATTCTGCTACCTTTTAAGCCGACTACAACACCTACAGGGTCTATATTTTCGTCCTTTGAATAAACTGCTACTTTTGCTCTTTCTCCGGGCTCTCTTGCAACTGCCTTAACCTCGATTTCACCTTCTGCAATTTCAGGAACCTCTATTTCTAATAATTTTTTAAGAAAGTTAGGATGTGTTCTACTAAGTATAACTATTGGTGGTTCGAAAACTTTTAAGACCCTTTTTAACTTTCCTTTTTCTATAATTGGATGTGTATTCTTTTTAGAAACTTTTAAAACCAAAGCCCTTATTCTATCACCTATTTTGTATTTTTCCTTTGGAATCTGCTCCTCCTTTGGTAAAATTGCCTCAATTCTTCCTAAGTCTACGATTATATCATCACCTTCAAATCTCCTAACAGTCCCGGTTATTATTTTTCCTTCATAATCTTTAAACTCTTTATATAAAATATCTCTTTCAACCTTTGAAACTTTTTTAGCTATTACCTCTTTAGCAACGCTTAAAGCAATTCTTCCAATATCTTCAAGGTTTAATGGAGCGTATACATATTTTCCATAATCTGCGTTTATGTCGTATTTTTTTGCTTCCTCTAAAGCAATTTCTTTTATTTCATCTTCTACAAACGGCGTGACTTTTTTCTTGATTAAAACTTTTAATTCGTCTTTTTCTTTATCAAAAACAACTCTTACAGCATCCTTTTCCCTTAATTTAAACTCTTTTTTTACAGCTGTTAAAATACCATCTTTTAATGCTTTTTCTATAACATCTTCAGGAATATTTTTTTCTCTTGATATGGTTTCTATTACATTCTTTAGTTTTACAGACATGTCCACCCCTATGCTTAAAAGTCTAATTTTGTTTGGATAATATTTTCTAATGGAATCTCTATGGTTTCTTCCTTTTCTTTAATTTTTACTTTCTCATCTTCCAAACCTAATAGTTTACCTTTGAACACTTTTTTGTCATTGATAGGTTCTTTCGTTTTTATTACTACATCTCTGCCTTTAAAAATATCGTATTCTTCTATATTCTTAAATTTCCTGTCTAACCCTGGTGAAGAAACTTCAAGGACATATGCTTTATCGATTAAATCTTCAACATCAAGTAAAGCTCCTATTCTTTTGCTTACCCATTCACAATCATCTATGGATGTACCTTCCGGATTGTATATGTAAATACGCAGAATTGGTCTTTTGCTTGGTACAAACTCAATGTCCACAAGCTTAAAGTCTCTTTCTTCTAAAATAGGCAAAAGTAATTCCTTTACCTTATCTTCAACTTTCATAAACTAACCTCAAAGTTATTAAAAAATAGTACAATCTAATTTATAAATTTTATCATAAATTTCAAAGAGTATTTGATTTAAGGGATTTAAATGGATAGAACTTCTTTTTCCTTAGCTTCTGTAAGCTGGTTGATTTCTTCTATGTATTTGTCTGTTAATTTTTGAAGTTTTTCAAGAGCTTTCTTGATGTCATCTTCTGAAAAGCC includes:
- a CDS encoding DUF302 domain-containing protein, with the translated sequence MKKIILAALCSLIASCGGVIKDVSFETGDYLGTGYDDKPQKKVSLSKSEKKTETKTEAKTEKKSFLESLASAVVTNSEDEEMSDIYERTTKMSYEELDLALRTELENHNFKIVHVLNITKGVEEQGNKDFWKHMHIYLVCKLSKCSVIMKNNPQLASQFPFKVYTYEKDGKMVVGTFKPSTAIKYMGNLDADAIKALKELDLELKKIIDNVVSQ
- the soxB gene encoding thiosulfohydrolase SoxB codes for the protein MNISRRELFHLAAIAGLSLAAEDVFAKLNDLNPEKLFEFKPVGNVTLLHICDMHAHLKPLYWREPSTLISARELIGTPGFLCGKAFLKYYGIKSNTMRAYFDTYIGFEELAKKYGKMGGVAHIATLVKQIKAERGNDKVLFMDSGDTWQGTAIGLFTKGLAVVEAQNALGLDIMVGHWEYTYGKDRVLELVNKHLKAEFISQNVADDMWGDLIFKPYTIREVGGVKVAVIGNSFPYTPIANPKEFTEGWTFGIQPERLQKFVDEVRSKGADVVVLLSHDGFTLDQALAKMVKGIDVILSGHTHDPAPKPVIVNNTIIVIAGSHGKYLGRLDLEVKNKKITNFAYKLYPVASNFIKPDKEVQDLVNKLYEPYEKQLSEVIGKTETILYKRDTFYSTFDRVMMDAIKEEADCEIVFNPGYRWGTTLLPGDNITVDDVYSMAAITYPDVYRFELTGAQIKNLLEDVADNVFNPNPLYQQGGDMSRTLGLEYAIKISAPTGQRISDIKVNGKDLDPNRTYVVASWGGNLYKMGKNAKKLRPSYDITIDYIKRVKVVNPPLKSNVKILDFDCGCPTSEGKCL
- the soxA gene encoding sulfur oxidation c-type cytochrome SoxA, yielding MKLKGKLLLFGALVLASAFSVNKAISQEAGQAISEEDLALYKTGINPGEVFAQEVGGKLFNTPMGKSNKSCASCHSEEKLKKAVGTYPKYNEKLNAVISLQQRIQMCQKLNQGVENPFPLKSEENTALLTYLKYIASGEKINVDTSSNPVVKEYYDYGKYVFELKRGKRNLSCQTCHEYAAGMVLRMQKLNPLGHEFNGIKGTTAAAHWPGYRMTQSKVVTIEQRFQQCMSQAGMKVLPLGSKEMVALELYVTSLANGATIEAPGLVR
- the soxZ gene encoding thiosulfate oxidation carrier complex protein SoxZ, yielding MPRTAMVKIDPKDYKKDDLIKVNTVIMHPMDTGLVKDKESGKYIAANHITDVEVYYGDERITTMKLSGSVSANPFISFYVKATKTAPLKIIWKDNKGDVTEKVIDINVG
- the soxY gene encoding thiosulfate oxidation carrier protein SoxY, which produces MNRRELLKGAALAVSGLTFGSSLLSNVFAVELADAPPPKKPYEEALKEITGGKTVTDSDKVKLIAPEIAENGAVVPVTVEVELPIEQVKAIHILADKNHNARTMSVEFTPANGKAYISTRIRLAESMNVVAIAQLADGSFIKAQKPVKVTIGGCG
- a CDS encoding DUF255 domain-containing protein; translated protein: MKLKSFILIFVLTLFGISNAEINWVPLYKAFEIAKKENKLIFVYIYSPSCHYCDMMDFNVFDSRKVEDMLNGQFVPVKLRKCSKEGIEFRKKYGFVGTPMFYFLEPDGKKIKAIFGAWEEKDFIKILEYFSSGSYKTMDMNEFFMKTN
- the soxX gene encoding sulfur oxidation c-type cytochrome SoxX, whose translation is MKLKKFLTIAGLVGLTAIGAYALTLQEAGIENPEGKSVMLKDVPPEPRLYAIPPECNLKDKESLKKLAEKGKEVFNTVAKGNCVACHCAKDAKGCGNIGPDLTGYKNGLFKAPGYRGEEKTVDWLYQKIADGRILIPKDLENIPYYHIMTVQITTGQLTYEEVCQLTAYVLSQE
- a CDS encoding IS200/IS605 family accessory protein TnpB-related protein; this translates as MITLQCLLEFQNTQDKEIVLNLMRRFSSAMRYAYQRLLEGEKRKDLKKQLSKLFNINTRYSDDAIFLAQSTITSCEKRGQNPKKLIFGSRKVFEQLKKNHLTGKRRKQLKAKWKESRQGNLYSRGDKSRQGNLNLRFEWIDNELYLRINIGDRQYIYAKVIRDVRREKDKWIDFMFMLENAYKYKEWFPYSVRLKVKNGNVYAFISIEEKLPSIKIKKDNGIIGIDVNAYPFHLALAFASKDGNLEKYQSINLNELLEVNSEKRQYLEWQIAHRITEIAKEEGKAISIENINKLPKGKRGDGLAKLRRRMQKWSYKRLLEKIEVLARRNGIELVKVNPAYTSVIGKLKYAPQHNIDKDIAGAYVIARRGLGYKEKLPKNYKELLSDVDFLSYTIAKIEDNIAKLKQKLKEENNEYKRNKLKSKLTKFRKNLKTLQNHVSHFTSHVSRLESGKSESATQQPVNQRKEQVRGLPTSRHKSWQVLSIALAFCCLERSYRDLSPLKRVIVSKDWIAVANRLAPACLAAGTMTLPKYRLSGSEVSEMAEYKYPDPNCAS
- a CDS encoding 50S ribosomal protein L7ae — its product is MDLEAEKKVVSLLQFAYKSGKLRFGYENLHKLKGRYFLILANDLSENTKKYILKLNRFEIYFFKNKQELGKIFGKNNVGVIAVLEDNLGREIKRFLKG
- the nusA gene encoding transcription termination factor NusA, which gives rise to MSVKLKNVIETISREKNIPEDVIEKALKDGILTAVKKEFKLREKDAVRVVFDKEKDELKVLIKKKVTPFVEDEIKEIALEEAKKYDINADYGKYVYAPLNLEDIGRIALSVAKEVIAKKVSKVERDILYKEFKDYEGKIITGTVRRFEGDDIIVDLGRIEAILPKEEQIPKEKYKIGDRIRALVLKVSKKNTHPIIEKGKLKRVLKVFEPPIVILSRTHPNFLKKLLEIEVPEIAEGEIEVKAVAREPGERAKVAVYSKDENIDPVGVVVGLKGSRILNVSSELSGEKIDVIEWDEDPAKFIIRALAPAKAKKYRLLPRKKRIEIAVPKDELSLAIGKNGINAKLAHKLTGWHIDILSEEDFERIQKLPST
- the rimP gene encoding ribosome maturation factor RimP — translated: MKVEDKVKELLLPILEERDFKLVDIEFVPSKRPILRIYIYNPEGTSIDDCEWVSKRIGALLDVEDLIDKAYVLEVSSPGLDRKFKNIEEYDIFKGRDVVIKTKEPINDKKVFKGKLLGLEDEKVKIKEKEETIEIPLENIIQTKLDF